From Pulveribacter suum, a single genomic window includes:
- a CDS encoding TlpA disulfide reductase family protein, whose protein sequence is MKMKNWLVAGALVVAAAVGTAVVLNSNVHQAPQSTFVLLDGSQQTTQDLRGKVTLVNFWATSCTTCVAEMPDIVATYDKYKGRGFETLAVAMSYDPPSYVVNFTESRKLPFKVAIDNTGAVAKAWGDIKLTPTTFIVNKRGEIVKSYVGAPDFPELHRLIERLLAEA, encoded by the coding sequence ATGAAGATGAAAAACTGGCTGGTGGCAGGGGCGCTGGTGGTGGCTGCGGCCGTGGGCACGGCGGTGGTGTTGAACTCCAACGTGCACCAGGCGCCGCAATCCACCTTCGTGCTGCTGGACGGCAGCCAGCAGACCACGCAGGACCTGCGCGGCAAGGTCACCCTGGTGAACTTCTGGGCCACCAGCTGCACCACCTGCGTGGCCGAGATGCCCGACATCGTCGCCACCTACGACAAGTACAAGGGCCGCGGCTTCGAGACCCTGGCCGTGGCCATGAGCTACGACCCGCCCAGCTACGTGGTGAATTTCACCGAGTCGCGCAAGCTGCCCTTCAAGGTCGCCATCGACAACACCGGCGCCGTGGCCAAGGCCTGGGGCGACATCAAGCTCACCCCCACCACCTTCATCGTCAACAAGCGCGGCGAAATCGTGAAAAGCTACGTGGGCGCGCCGGATTTTCCCGAGCTGCACCGGCTGATCGAGCGGCTGCTGGCCGAGGCCTGA
- a CDS encoding PTS sugar transporter subunit IIA, whose product MTTRLLIIAHEPLAHALRECALHVFPDCASDLQALDVPPDEPPEATLLAARALRATQHGAPLLVMTDVVGATPANVARCLVDDVHSRLVAGVNLPMLLRALSYRAEPLEALAARALAGGAQGVVQIAAAEAAQR is encoded by the coding sequence ATGACTACGCGCCTACTCATCATCGCCCACGAGCCGCTGGCCCACGCCCTGCGGGAATGCGCACTGCACGTGTTCCCCGACTGCGCGAGCGACCTGCAGGCGCTGGACGTGCCGCCCGACGAGCCGCCCGAGGCCACGCTGCTGGCCGCGCGCGCCCTGCGGGCCACGCAGCACGGCGCGCCGCTGCTGGTGATGACCGACGTGGTCGGCGCCACGCCGGCCAACGTGGCGCGGTGCCTGGTGGACGACGTGCACTCGCGCCTGGTGGCCGGCGTCAATTTGCCGATGCTGCTGCGCGCCCTCAGCTACCGCGCCGAGCCGCTGGAGGCGCTGGCCGCGCGCGCGCTGGCCGGCGGCGCGCAGGGCGTGGTGCAGATCGCTGCCGCCGAGGCGGCCCAGCGCTGA
- a CDS encoding HPr family phosphocarrier protein: MIQQSITISNKLGLHARASAKLTKLAGSFACNVFLSRGERRVNAKSIMGVMMLAAGRGAQVEIETDGSDEQQAMQALLELINGKFGEGE, translated from the coding sequence ATGATTCAACAGTCCATCACCATCAGCAACAAGCTGGGCTTGCATGCACGCGCCTCGGCCAAGCTCACCAAGCTGGCCGGCAGCTTTGCCTGCAACGTTTTTCTGAGCCGGGGCGAGCGCCGCGTGAACGCCAAGAGCATCATGGGCGTGATGATGCTGGCCGCCGGGCGGGGCGCGCAGGTGGAGATCGAGACCGACGGCAGCGACGAGCAGCAGGCCATGCAGGCCCTGCTGGAGTTGATCAACGGCAAGTTCGGCGAGGGCGAATAG
- the ptsP gene encoding phosphoenolpyruvate--protein phosphotransferase: MTFSIHGLAVTRGIAIGRAVLAAASRMEVVHYFIDADQIEAELARARRARDAVIQELQRLQADMPADAPQELAALLDVHILLLQDDALVGGVRHWVTERLYNAEWALTTQLEVLSRQFDEMEDDYLRERKADLEQVVERILRHLRGAHVDGPARLAAAAGGGSTTPLVLVAYDLSPADMLQFKQSVFAGFATGVGGKTSHTAIVARSMDIPAVVGARGVSQLVRQDDWVIIDGDAGVVIVDPSPIVLDEYRFRQRQVLLERERLARLRHTPSITLDGQPVELLANIEQPQDAAAALRAGATGVGLFRTEFLFMDRGGRLPGEEAQYQAYRDAVQGMQGLPVTIRTVDVGADKPLDKSHRDSSLNPALGLRAIRWSLADPAMFRTQLRAILRAAVHGRVRLLFPMLAHLPQIRQTLAQVQLARAELDARGAAHGPVQLGAMIEVPAAALMVRQFLAHFDFLSIGTNDLIQYALAIDRADEAVASLYDPLHPAVLRLVADVIAAGARAGKPVSVCGEMAGDVAMTRLLLGLGLRSFSMHPAQVLAVKQEVLRADARQLAGWAAQVLQADEPAALMDAPHAQSHQF, from the coding sequence ATGACGTTTTCCATTCACGGACTGGCCGTCACCCGCGGCATCGCCATCGGGCGCGCCGTGCTGGCCGCGGCCAGCCGCATGGAGGTCGTGCACTACTTCATCGACGCGGACCAGATCGAGGCCGAGCTGGCCCGCGCCCGGCGCGCCCGCGACGCCGTGATCCAGGAACTGCAGCGCCTGCAGGCCGACATGCCGGCCGACGCCCCGCAGGAGCTGGCCGCGCTCTTGGACGTACACATCCTGCTGCTGCAGGACGACGCGCTGGTGGGCGGCGTGCGCCACTGGGTCACCGAGCGCCTGTACAACGCCGAGTGGGCGCTGACCACGCAGCTGGAAGTGCTCAGCCGCCAGTTCGACGAGATGGAGGATGACTACCTGCGCGAGCGCAAGGCCGACCTGGAGCAGGTGGTCGAGCGCATCCTGCGCCACCTGCGCGGTGCGCACGTGGATGGGCCGGCGCGCCTGGCCGCCGCGGCCGGGGGCGGCAGCACCACACCGCTGGTGCTGGTGGCCTATGACCTGTCGCCGGCCGACATGCTGCAGTTCAAGCAAAGCGTGTTCGCCGGCTTCGCGACCGGCGTGGGCGGCAAGACCAGCCACACCGCCATCGTGGCGCGCAGCATGGACATCCCGGCCGTGGTGGGCGCGCGCGGGGTCAGCCAGCTGGTGCGCCAGGACGACTGGGTCATCATCGACGGCGACGCCGGCGTGGTCATCGTGGACCCTTCGCCCATCGTGCTGGACGAGTACCGCTTTCGCCAGCGTCAGGTGCTGCTGGAGCGCGAGCGCCTGGCGCGGCTGCGCCACACGCCGTCCATCACGCTGGATGGCCAGCCGGTGGAGCTGCTGGCCAACATCGAGCAGCCCCAGGACGCGGCCGCCGCGCTGCGCGCCGGCGCCACGGGCGTGGGGCTGTTTCGCACCGAATTCCTGTTCATGGACCGCGGCGGGCGCCTGCCCGGCGAGGAGGCCCAGTACCAGGCCTACCGCGACGCCGTGCAGGGCATGCAGGGCCTGCCGGTGACCATCCGCACGGTGGACGTGGGCGCCGACAAGCCGCTGGACAAGTCGCACCGCGACAGCTCGCTCAACCCGGCGCTGGGCCTGCGCGCCATCCGCTGGAGCCTGGCCGACCCGGCCATGTTCCGCACCCAGCTGCGCGCCATCTTGCGCGCGGCCGTGCATGGCAGGGTGCGGCTGCTGTTTCCGATGCTGGCGCATTTGCCCCAGATCCGCCAGACGCTGGCCCAGGTGCAGCTGGCGCGCGCCGAGCTGGACGCGCGCGGCGCGGCCCACGGGCCGGTGCAGCTGGGCGCCATGATCGAGGTGCCGGCCGCGGCGCTGATGGTGCGCCAGTTCCTGGCGCATTTCGATTTCCTGTCCATCGGCACCAACGACCTGATCCAGTACGCCCTGGCCATCGACCGGGCCGACGAGGCCGTCGCCTCGCTGTACGACCCGCTGCACCCGGCCGTGCTGCGCCTGGTGGCCGATGTGATTGCCGCCGGCGCGCGCGCCGGCAAGCCGGTCAGCGTGTGCGGCGAGATGGCCGGCGACGTGGCCATGACGCGGCTGCTGCTGGGCCTGGGGCTGCGCAGCTTCTCCATGCACCCGGCGCAGGTGCTGGCTGTCAAGCAGGAGGTGCTGCGCGCCGACGCGCGCCAGCTCGCCGGCTGGGCCGCCCAGGTGCTGCAGGCCGACGAGCCCGCCGCCCTAATGGATGCGCCACACGCGCAGTCACATCAATTTTGA
- the yajC gene encoding preprotein translocase subunit YajC, whose product MLISSAFAQTAPAAAAEGGMMASLTGMLPLVLMFVVLYFIMIRPQMKRQKEHKAMIEALSKGDEVVTSGGLLGRVTRLGEGSLHVEIANGVEVQVQRSAVTQVLPKGTVK is encoded by the coding sequence GTGCTGATTTCTTCCGCCTTTGCACAGACCGCCCCTGCCGCTGCCGCCGAGGGCGGCATGATGGCCTCGCTCACCGGCATGCTGCCGCTGGTGCTGATGTTCGTGGTGCTGTACTTCATCATGATCCGCCCCCAGATGAAGCGCCAAAAGGAGCACAAGGCCATGATCGAGGCCCTGTCCAAGGGCGACGAGGTGGTCACCTCCGGCGGCCTGCTGGGCCGCGTCACGCGCCTGGGCGAAGGCTCGCTGCACGTGGAGATCGCCAACGGCGTCGAAGTGCAGGTGCAGCGCAGCGCCGTGACCCAGGTCCTGCCCAAGGGCACGGTCAAGTAA
- the secD gene encoding protein translocase subunit SecD encodes MNRYPVWKYAILGIALLVGFLYTLPNFFGEAPAVQVSSAKATIKVDPALQERVQQVLAAAGVASDSIVLEGTSVRARFDTPDTQLKAKDALEKALIPDASDPSYIVALNLVSRSPDWLTALHARPMYLGLDLRGGVHFMLQVDMQAALTKKAESLAGDLRSSLREKSVRHGGVTREGQTVQVRLRDEAQLTAARNLIADQFADLQATTAADGDTTVLTASIKPEALRRVQEQALKQNITTLHNRINELGVAEPVIQQQGLDRIVVQLPGVQDTAKAKDILGRTATLEVRMVDEGTEARAAEAGSGPVPFGDEKYLDRNGQAVIVKKQVVLTGENLTDAQPGFDSQTQEPTVNLTLDAKGSRVFKDVTRESVGKRMAIILFEKGKGEVVTAPVIRSEIGGGRVQISGRMTTAEAADTALLLRAGSLAAPMEIIEEYTIGPSLGADNIARGVHSVVWGMVAIAAFMCVYYMLFGVFSTIALSVNVLMLVAILSMLQATLTLPGIAAMALALGVAIDSNVLINERIREELRAGVAPQAAIATGYERAWATILDSNVTTLIAGLALLAFGTGPVRGFAVVHTIGILTSMFSAVFFSRGLVNLWYGRKKKLKSVSIGQVWKPEDTSQLRSVAGRASND; translated from the coding sequence ATGAACCGTTATCCGGTCTGGAAGTACGCGATCCTGGGGATCGCGTTGCTCGTTGGGTTTCTCTATACCCTGCCCAACTTTTTTGGCGAGGCCCCTGCGGTGCAGGTCTCCTCGGCCAAGGCCACCATCAAGGTGGACCCTGCCCTGCAAGAGCGCGTGCAGCAGGTGCTGGCGGCCGCGGGCGTGGCCTCCGACTCCATCGTGCTGGAGGGCACGTCGGTGCGCGCGCGCTTTGATACGCCCGATACCCAGCTCAAGGCCAAGGACGCGCTGGAAAAGGCGCTGATCCCCGACGCCAGCGACCCGTCCTATATCGTCGCCCTGAACCTGGTCTCGCGTTCGCCCGACTGGCTGACAGCGCTGCACGCGCGCCCCATGTACCTGGGCCTGGACCTGCGCGGCGGCGTGCACTTCATGCTGCAGGTGGACATGCAGGCGGCGCTGACCAAGAAGGCCGAGTCGCTGGCCGGCGACCTGCGCAGCAGCCTGCGCGAGAAGAGCGTGCGCCACGGCGGCGTCACCCGCGAAGGCCAGACGGTGCAGGTGCGCCTGCGCGACGAGGCCCAGCTGACGGCCGCGCGCAACCTGATCGCCGACCAGTTCGCCGACCTGCAGGCCACCACTGCCGCCGATGGCGATACCACGGTGCTCACCGCCAGCATCAAGCCCGAGGCCCTGCGCCGCGTGCAGGAGCAGGCGCTCAAGCAGAACATCACCACGCTGCACAACCGCATCAACGAGCTGGGCGTGGCCGAGCCGGTCATCCAGCAGCAGGGCCTGGATCGCATCGTGGTGCAGCTGCCCGGGGTGCAGGACACGGCCAAGGCCAAGGACATCCTGGGCCGCACGGCCACGCTGGAAGTGCGCATGGTCGATGAAGGCACCGAAGCGCGCGCGGCCGAGGCCGGCAGCGGCCCCGTGCCCTTTGGCGACGAGAAATACCTGGACCGCAACGGCCAGGCCGTGATCGTCAAGAAGCAGGTGGTGCTCACGGGCGAGAACCTGACCGATGCCCAGCCGGGCTTTGACAGCCAGACGCAGGAGCCCACCGTGAACCTGACGCTGGACGCCAAGGGCTCGCGCGTGTTCAAGGACGTGACGCGCGAGAGCGTCGGCAAGCGCATGGCGATCATCTTGTTCGAAAAGGGCAAGGGCGAGGTGGTGACGGCCCCGGTGATCAGGAGCGAGATCGGCGGCGGGCGGGTGCAGATCTCCGGGCGCATGACCACTGCAGAGGCCGCCGACACGGCGCTCTTGCTGCGCGCAGGCTCGCTGGCCGCGCCGATGGAGATCATCGAGGAATACACCATCGGCCCCAGCCTGGGCGCCGACAACATCGCCCGCGGCGTGCACAGCGTGGTCTGGGGCATGGTGGCCATCGCGGCGTTCATGTGCGTGTACTACATGCTGTTTGGCGTGTTCTCCACCATCGCACTGTCGGTGAACGTGCTGATGCTGGTGGCCATCTTGTCCATGCTGCAGGCCACGCTGACCCTGCCCGGCATTGCCGCCATGGCGCTGGCATTGGGCGTGGCCATCGACTCCAACGTGCTGATCAACGAACGCATCCGCGAGGAGCTGCGCGCCGGCGTCGCTCCGCAGGCGGCGATCGCCACCGGCTATGAGCGCGCCTGGGCCACCATTCTGGACTCCAACGTGACCACGCTGATTGCCGGCCTGGCCCTGCTGGCCTTCGGCACCGGCCCGGTGCGCGGCTTTGCCGTGGTGCACACCATCGGCATCCTGACCAGCATGTTCTCGGCCGTGTTCTTCTCGCGCGGTCTGGTCAACCTCTGGTATGGCCGCAAGAAGAAACTCAAGAGCGTCTCCATCGGCCAGGTCTGGAAGCCCGAGGACACCTCGCAGCTGCGCTCCGTGGCCGGCCGCGCCAGCAACGACTAA
- the secF gene encoding protein translocase subunit SecF — translation MEFFRIKRDIPFMKYALLLNAISFITFALAVFFLVTRGLHLSVEFTGGTVMEVAYVQTADIGKVRETVSGLGYPDVTVQNFGTSRDVMIRLPVQKGVTSAQQSEQVLAALKAQDDTVVLRRTEFVGPQVGEELVHGGLMALGMVVLGIVIYLAFRFEWKFGVAAIIANLHDVVIILGFFAFFQWEFSLSVLAGVLAVLGYSVNESVVIFDRIRETFRKFRKLNTHEVIDHAITSTMSRTIITHASTEAMVLSMFFFGGPSLHYFALALTIGILFGIYSSVFVAAAIAMWLGVKREDLVKTGSKREGDPDDPNAGAMV, via the coding sequence ATGGAGTTTTTCCGCATCAAACGGGACATCCCGTTCATGAAATACGCGTTGCTGCTCAACGCGATTTCCTTCATCACCTTCGCCCTGGCCGTGTTCTTCCTGGTCACGCGCGGACTGCACCTGTCGGTGGAGTTCACGGGCGGCACCGTCATGGAGGTGGCCTACGTCCAGACCGCCGACATTGGCAAGGTGCGCGAGACGGTCTCGGGCCTGGGTTATCCGGATGTGACGGTGCAGAACTTCGGCACCTCGCGCGACGTGATGATCCGCCTGCCGGTGCAAAAGGGCGTGACGTCCGCGCAGCAAAGCGAGCAGGTGCTGGCCGCGCTGAAAGCGCAGGACGACACCGTGGTGCTGCGCCGCACCGAGTTCGTCGGCCCGCAGGTGGGCGAAGAGCTCGTGCACGGGGGCCTGATGGCCCTGGGCATGGTGGTGCTGGGCATCGTCATCTACCTGGCGTTCCGCTTCGAATGGAAGTTCGGCGTGGCGGCCATCATCGCCAACCTGCACGACGTGGTCATCATCCTGGGCTTCTTCGCGTTCTTCCAGTGGGAGTTCTCGCTGTCGGTGCTGGCCGGCGTGCTGGCCGTGCTGGGCTACTCGGTCAACGAGTCGGTGGTGATCTTCGACCGGATCCGCGAGACCTTCCGCAAGTTCAGGAAGCTCAACACGCACGAGGTGATCGACCACGCCATCACCTCCACCATGAGCCGCACCATCATCACCCACGCCTCGACCGAAGCCATGGTGCTGTCCATGTTCTTCTTCGGCGGCCCCAGCCTGCACTATTTCGCCCTGGCGCTGACCATCGGCATCCTGTTCGGCATCTACTCCTCGGTGTTCGTCGCAGCGGCGATCGCCATGTGGCTGGGCGTCAAGCGCGAGGACCTGGTCAAGACCGGCTCCAAGCGCGAAGGCGACCCGGACGACCCGAACGCGGGCGCCATGGTCTGA
- a CDS encoding DUF1631 family protein: protein MDFASHPAAARRLAQLARQHFVDGLCAGLPVVAQALGSFLTDLMGQTGTQREMQLHRDAWQAFQASHKDWAERAARAWRTALAPADPAPPPRSTSGLDGLSLLDDEVVENKITASRMALPVLEQVGVSFDAVRQRTQRLEGVELPPGDLLRPESWCLSLVDAWQQAGLKREVFALVLDPLQRELAALALAQYQAVVKFYDSQGVASVSEDLRARVRRPATTAGASGHGPLGGPHAPPGSHPAHLQQSAHGMPAGRPMPLAARGSHPAPFATGGMPLPAGVTIPGPLIRARQRAYGVMAQVRRLLTQPSMGGYDMVRAPPASAALVQALAAQRVPLESYYDSLTAMAHHAGPQAVVRVASVVRERAAELKEKASTASEKAIIEVVALMFQSILSEERIPPAMRVWFARLQVPVLRVALAEPEFFSNMAHPARQLIDRMGACVLGFDASSINGSALETEVRRIVQVIEQYPETGQRVFAIAHEEFEAFLAKFLAERQGGTTARIVSVAQQVEQRETLAIQYTIELRTLLKDMPVRDEIREFLFKTWAEVLAVCAVRHGVQDEITAGCKRAAADLVWAASAKPNRADRAQVIQGLPALLQSLRRGLTLLGVTGAEQDAQIKLLTDTLSDAFLSKTAPIPQAHIDAMARRLANLEDYLSDEALGDMPLSAENIELLLGIDASAIHVFADNEAPVQPEMVAWAQQLPLGAWFTLDHNGASAQVQYVWHSQRRQLHLFAAADGASYLLQLRRLGAYLQAALIVPQEEESLTLRATREALTKLDANPERLLS, encoded by the coding sequence ATGGACTTCGCGTCGCACCCCGCCGCTGCCCGCCGGCTCGCCCAGCTGGCGCGCCAGCATTTCGTGGACGGGCTGTGCGCCGGCCTGCCGGTGGTGGCACAGGCGCTGGGCAGCTTCCTCACGGACCTCATGGGCCAGACCGGCACGCAGCGCGAAATGCAGCTGCACCGCGACGCCTGGCAGGCCTTCCAGGCCAGCCACAAGGACTGGGCCGAGCGCGCTGCCCGCGCCTGGCGCACCGCGCTGGCGCCTGCTGACCCCGCGCCGCCGCCGCGCTCCACCTCCGGGCTGGATGGGCTGTCGCTGCTGGACGATGAGGTGGTGGAAAACAAGATCACCGCCTCGCGCATGGCCCTGCCCGTGCTGGAGCAGGTGGGTGTCAGCTTCGACGCCGTGCGCCAGCGCACGCAGCGCCTGGAAGGCGTGGAGCTGCCCCCCGGCGACCTGCTGCGGCCCGAGTCCTGGTGCCTGTCGCTGGTGGACGCCTGGCAGCAGGCCGGCCTCAAGCGCGAGGTCTTCGCCCTGGTGCTCGACCCGCTGCAGCGCGAACTGGCGGCACTGGCATTGGCGCAGTACCAGGCTGTGGTGAAGTTCTATGACAGCCAGGGTGTGGCCAGCGTCAGCGAGGACCTGCGCGCCCGCGTGCGCCGCCCGGCCACCACGGCAGGCGCCAGCGGCCATGGCCCGCTGGGCGGGCCGCATGCACCGCCCGGCTCGCACCCGGCGCACCTGCAGCAGTCCGCTCACGGCATGCCCGCCGGGCGCCCGATGCCCCTGGCGGCGCGCGGCAGCCACCCGGCGCCGTTTGCCACCGGTGGCATGCCGCTGCCCGCCGGGGTCACCATCCCGGGCCCGCTGATCCGCGCGCGCCAGCGCGCCTATGGAGTGATGGCCCAGGTGCGCCGCCTGCTCACCCAGCCGTCCATGGGCGGCTATGACATGGTCCGGGCGCCGCCGGCGTCGGCCGCCCTGGTGCAGGCGCTGGCAGCACAGCGCGTGCCGCTGGAGAGCTACTACGACAGCCTGACGGCCATGGCCCACCATGCCGGGCCACAGGCCGTGGTGCGGGTGGCCAGCGTGGTGCGCGAGCGCGCCGCCGAGCTGAAGGAAAAGGCCTCCACGGCCAGCGAGAAGGCCATCATCGAAGTGGTGGCGCTGATGTTCCAGAGCATCCTCAGCGAGGAGCGCATTCCCCCGGCCATGCGCGTGTGGTTTGCCCGGCTGCAGGTGCCGGTGCTGCGCGTGGCACTGGCCGAGCCGGAATTCTTTAGCAACATGGCCCACCCCGCGCGCCAGCTCATCGACCGCATGGGCGCCTGCGTGCTGGGTTTTGATGCCAGCAGCATCAACGGCAGCGCCCTGGAGACCGAGGTGCGCCGCATCGTGCAGGTCATCGAGCAATACCCCGAGACTGGCCAGCGCGTGTTCGCCATTGCGCACGAGGAGTTCGAGGCCTTCCTGGCCAAGTTCCTGGCCGAGCGGCAGGGCGGCACCACGGCGCGCATCGTCAGCGTGGCTCAGCAGGTCGAGCAGCGCGAAACGCTGGCCATCCAGTACACCATCGAGCTGCGCACCCTGCTGAAGGACATGCCGGTGCGCGACGAGATCCGCGAGTTCCTGTTCAAGACCTGGGCCGAGGTGCTGGCGGTGTGCGCCGTGCGCCATGGGGTGCAGGATGAGATTACGGCCGGCTGCAAGCGCGCCGCCGCCGACCTGGTGTGGGCGGCCAGCGCCAAGCCCAACCGCGCCGACCGTGCCCAGGTCATCCAGGGCCTGCCGGCGCTGCTGCAGTCGCTGCGCCGCGGGCTGACGCTGCTGGGCGTCACCGGAGCCGAGCAGGATGCGCAGATCAAGCTGCTGACCGACACCTTGTCCGACGCCTTCCTGTCCAAGACCGCCCCCATTCCCCAGGCCCACATCGACGCCATGGCCCGGCGCCTGGCCAACCTGGAGGACTACCTGAGCGACGAGGCGCTGGGCGACATGCCGCTGAGTGCGGAAAATATCGAGCTGCTGCTGGGCATAGACGCCTCCGCCATCCATGTCTTTGCCGACAACGAGGCGCCAGTGCAGCCGGAGATGGTTGCGTGGGCGCAGCAGCTGCCCCTGGGCGCATGGTTCACCCTGGACCACAACGGCGCGTCGGCCCAGGTCCAGTACGTGTGGCACAGCCAGCGCCGCCAGCTGCACCTGTTTGCCGCCGCCGACGGGGCCAGCTACCTGCTGCAGCTGCGCCGCCTGGGCGCCTACCTGCAGGCCGCGCTCATCGTGCCGCAGGAAGAGGAAAGCCTCACCCTGCGCGCCACGCGCGAGGCGCTGACCAAGCTGGACGCCAATCCCGAGCGGCTGCTGAGCTAG
- a CDS encoding mechanosensitive ion channel family protein, producing the protein MEFAQDWPWLHREAFGGMSAASVLLAVAAAMGTYLLLTLLLRWAQRRARRHDEGVGKPGASGLLAQLLAGTSHLLIVLAAVLVGLGLLDLPQRWHGRVGQLWFLAVAVQIGLWGSRAIGVAVQRYRQHHGSTSAGQAGASATLMSWGLRTVLWVTVLLAILSNLGVNITAFVASLGVGGVAVALAVQNILGDLFASMAIAVDKPFEVGDFIVVNGVAGTVQKVGVKTTRIKALSGEQVVMGNTDLLKQTINNYRLMRERRIVFTFSIAQATPVDKVGQVSAVVAEVVKAIPKVRFDRAHFKAFGASSLDYEVVYIVQDPDFNLYMDIQQRINLQLLERLRTLDVQLAVPVSRLQFNGPPADVPPAGALAQAGAQAGPAQA; encoded by the coding sequence ATGGAATTTGCACAGGATTGGCCCTGGTTGCATCGTGAGGCCTTCGGGGGCATGTCGGCCGCCAGCGTGCTGCTGGCCGTCGCCGCTGCCATGGGCACCTATCTGCTGCTGACGCTGCTGCTGCGCTGGGCGCAGCGGCGGGCCCGCCGCCACGACGAGGGTGTGGGCAAGCCCGGCGCCAGCGGCCTGCTGGCGCAGCTGCTGGCCGGCACCAGCCATCTGCTGATCGTGCTGGCGGCCGTGCTGGTCGGCCTGGGCCTGCTGGACCTGCCGCAGCGCTGGCACGGCCGCGTGGGCCAGCTGTGGTTCCTGGCGGTGGCGGTACAGATCGGCCTGTGGGGCTCGCGCGCCATCGGCGTGGCGGTGCAGCGCTACCGACAGCATCACGGGTCCACCAGTGCCGGCCAGGCCGGGGCCTCGGCCACGCTCATGTCCTGGGGCTTGCGCACGGTGCTGTGGGTCACGGTGCTGCTGGCCATCCTGTCCAACCTGGGGGTGAACATCACCGCCTTCGTCGCCAGCCTGGGCGTGGGCGGCGTGGCGGTGGCGCTGGCGGTGCAGAACATCCTGGGCGACCTGTTCGCCTCCATGGCGATTGCCGTGGACAAGCCCTTCGAGGTAGGCGACTTCATCGTCGTCAATGGTGTGGCCGGCACGGTGCAGAAGGTGGGCGTGAAGACCACCCGCATCAAGGCGCTCAGCGGCGAGCAGGTGGTGATGGGCAACACCGACCTGCTCAAGCAGACCATCAACAACTACCGCCTCATGCGCGAGCGGCGCATCGTCTTCACCTTCAGCATTGCCCAGGCTACGCCGGTGGACAAGGTGGGGCAGGTCTCCGCCGTGGTGGCCGAAGTCGTCAAGGCGATCCCGAAGGTGCGCTTCGACCGCGCCCACTTCAAGGCCTTTGGCGCCAGCTCGCTGGACTACGAGGTGGTCTATATCGTTCAGGATCCGGACTTCAACCTCTACATGGACATCCAACAGCGCATCAACCTGCAGCTGCTCGAGCGCCTGCGCACCCTGGACGTACAGCTGGCCGTACCGGTCAGCCGCCTGCAGTTCAATGGCCCGCCAGCAGACGTTCCACCGGCCGGCGCTCTGGCGCAGGCTGGCGCGCAAGCCGGCCCCGCACAGGCCTGA